The segment CTTACTGATGTAGTCACCGTGGGTGGATTTAACAAGGATGACCTGTTAAAACTCGCGGCTTCTGCCGAAAGGGCTTCGGAACATCCTTTGGGCCAAGCAATATTAGATGGCGCGAAGGCAAAGGGCATAGCCTTAGCGCAGCCGCAAAACTTTAATGCCGTTCCGGGACATGGTATCGAGGCGGATATTGACGGCCGGCATGTGCTTTTAGGCAATCGAAAGCTAATGGACAAAAATAAGATTGACGTCAAACAGCTTATTGATAAAAAGGAAGACCTGGAGGAGCACGGAAAAACAGCAATGTTAATTGCAGTGGATGGCAAGGCTGCTGGGGTTGTGGCAGTGGCGGATACAGTAAAAGCAAGTTCCGCTGAAGCGGTTAGTGCTATCCGGAAGATGGGTATCGAAGTAATTATGATAACCGGAGATAACCAGAGGACCGCTCAAGCTATCGCTAAGCAGGTGGGTATTGAAAAGGTACTTGCTGAAGTGCTTCCAGAAGATAAGGCAAATGAGGTACAAAAGCTGCGCGACCAAGGTAAAGTGGTTGCTATGGTAGGTGACGGTATTAATGATGCTCCTGCTCTGGCAACCGCAGATGTTGGTATTGCCATCGGCACAGGCACTGATGTCGCCATGGAGGCCGCAGATCTCACCTTAATCAGAGGGGATCTAATGGGGATCCCTGCCAGCATCCAATTAAGCAGGGCGACGATGCGTAATATCCGCCAAAATTTATTCTGGGCACTGGTTTATAATTCAGTGGGAATCCCGGTAGCAGCTATGGGACTGCTGTCTCCTATCATAGCTGGGGCGGCCATGGCCTTTAGTTCCGTATCGGTAGTAAGCAACTCTTTACGTTTGAAACGGTGGAAATTTAAAACAAACTAAGAAAAGCAAACCTTTATAAGGAGGTGATTTAGTATGGCTGAAAAGACAATGGATATCAGCGTGGCCGGGATGTCCTGCGGCCACTGCAAAATGGCTGTTGAGAATGCGTTAAAGACTTTGGATGGGGTGACTTCCGCTGAGGTAGATTTAGCGGCTAATAAAGTCGCTGTAAACTTTGACGAAGCCAAAACCTCTTTCGATCAATTAAAAAGCGCGATTGAGGAAGCTGGTTACGAGGTACAATAAGTTTTATGGAGGGTGCGCGGAGCTAACTGCTTCAGGCATCCTTTATTTTATTACTGGTTACTATTGACTGTAGTAGCAGTTGCAGATATTATTAATGTTAGTTAAAAATATAGTACAGCTCCAAGTGCAGGTAAAACCATCTAAAGGGGGAGAGAAGGCACAATCAATACTAACGCATGTAGTATAGCTGTTTCCAAGGAGTCCTAGTTTTAAGGTTTAATATTTGCACAGTTAAGAAATGGAATATAAAAAATTGCAGAAAGTGCAGGATTATTAGCGCAGTCAGAGAATAAGTTATAGTACATTTTTATGGGCATTTTATATTTTTTATTTGTCACCATGTGAAAATGGTTACAATACAAGATAAATTGCGAGGAGGAAGAACATGCTAAAAAGCAGAAGTCAGAAACTACTTATGGTAACTTTAGTTTTCGCCTTGATGTTAACGCTAATACCGACTATGCCGGCATTTGCCGAAGGCGAGACTATGACAATGAAACAGCTTTATTATTCTGTTTGGCCAGAATATGACAAAGCTCCCGATGTATTGGTGATTTATTCAGGGGTCTTTGTTAACGATACGGGTGCCCCTTTTCAGGGAGAACTTCGTTATAAGGTTCCCAAAAATGCGAATATCAACATGGTCTGTGAGACTGAAAAGGGAATGCTTTGTCAGAAGTATGTAGTGGACAAGGATAACCCGGATTATGATGTGATTGTATGGAAACCATCTCACCCGGTTGAGCCAGGAGCTGAATTTCCGGTAATGATGGAGTATTATCACCAACCGTTTGCTGCGGGAAGTAGTCCCAAGGCATTCACTGAGACTTTCAGACCGGCTTTCCCGGTAGAAACACTTGCTGTGGATATCAAAGCTCCCACTGGTGCCTCTGAAATTGCTTTGACACCTGAGGCCCAGCAGACTGAGTCTGACGCAGAAGGTTTTACCAGTTATTACTATCAATACACTAATTTGACCAATGAAGATGCATTCACTTTTGATGTAAGTTATGTTCGCGAAAGCAACGAACCTTCCGTGGACCCTGGCACTGGCCAGGGGGCACCCCAAGAGGATAGCTCTTCCCAGGCGGGTTCAACAAATACAATGGTTATTGTACTGTTATTAGTTTTTGTGGCACTGCTGTCGGTGTTCTTGTTTATTGCAATCAATAATAACAATAAACAGAATCAAAATAAGGGCAAGGGTAAGAAAGGTAACAAAGGTAATCAGGGTAAAGGCGGCGGTAAAGGGGCCAGTGCCAAGAAAAGCTCCGGCAAGACTTCTGCCGAGGAAAAGCGGAAATTGCGTAAGATGCTTATTGACGGTAAAATAAGTGAAGAAACTTATCATCAGTTGTTGGAAGAGATTGATGACTAATTAGTTGGTGGAGGTGCCACAGGTGAACCAGACTACAAAAATTTTTATTGGGGTTCTTATTATCATTGCTGCGGTGGGTTATTTGATGTTTACGGGTTTTTCAAGTTTTTCCGGATATGAGGTGGGAATATCAGAACTACTCACCGGTCAAAAGGATTACAATGATGAATATCTGTTGGTGCCGGGGAAATTAATCGGGGATAGTGTGAACTTTAACGGTGATAAGGTGGAGCTGGTATTTACACTTACGGACATCAAGGGTGAAGGTTATCAACTACCGGTGGTTTACAATGATGTTAAGCCGGACAACTTTGACGATGGTGCCGATGTAATATTAGAGGGGTATTATGACAAAGAAGATAATCTTTTTAAGGCGGAGAAGGTTACTACCAAATGCCCGTCAAAGTATGAAGGTGTAGAAGAAGGCGCGGAGACCCCGCCACAAGGGGAAAATTAACATCCATGAGACGGGTAGAGTAACTTGTCTACCCGTCCCGGTATTCATTTCGTCAAGCTTGACAAGGAGGTTTACTAATGGCTGATATTGGTTATTTAGCGCTTGTTATTGCAGTAGCAATCGGAGTTTATTCCCTTGCGGCATTCATTATTTCAATTGTCACGGATAATGAAAAACTTAAGGCCAGCGCAAAGGGCGGGGTTGCTGCTATCGGCCTACTTACTACGGCGGCTTCGTTTATTCTTATTTACTTACTGTTAGTAGGCGACTTTTCGGTAAAATATGTGTTCGAGTATACCAGTACGAACTTACCGCTTTTTTATAAGCTTTCAGCTTTCTGGGCCGGTAATGCCGGGTCGTTGCTGTTGTGGTCGTGGGTGCTGGCTATTTACACAACTATTGTTACTTTTTCTAAAAAACATGAACAGGATGAAAAAATACCTTATGTTTCCGCTATTCTATTAGTAATTAATATTTTCTTTCTTTTGGTAATGACTTTAAACAGCAGTCCTTTTGAAAGGATTCCCAGTGGTGTGGCAGTTCCTATGGATGGACAGGGATTAAATCCCATGCTGCAAAACCCGGGTATGGTCTTTCATCCGGTGACACTTTATCTAGGTTATGTCGGCTTTGCGGTTCCATATGCATTTGCTATGGCGGCATTGTTAACTAAGAAGGTGGACGATAGTTGGATTAAAGTTACCCGACGGTGGACAATTATTGCCTGGATGTTTTTAAGCCTAGGCAACCTATATGGAGCCCAGTGGGCATACGTGGAACTTGGTTGGGGCGGTTTCTGGGCTTGGGACCCGGTGGAAAACGCATCCTTTATTCCCTGGCTAACGGGTACGGCATTTCTACATTCAGTGATGATTCAAGAAAGAAAGGACATGTTAAAAATATGGAACATGTCATTGATTATCATTACATTTATATTAACACTCTTTGGCACCTTTTTGGTGCGAAGCGGTGTGCTGCAATCAGTACATGCTTTTAGTAATTCAGGGTTAGGTACCTGGTTCTTGGCATTTATGTGTCTGGCAGCGGTAGTATCCCTCTACCTGTTGGTGGACCGGATTAACCTTTTGAAACAAGGAAATAAATTTGAGTCATACATTTCTAAAGAGAGCAGTTTTTTGGTGAATAACCTATTGCTTGTGGGTGCTGCCTTTGCAACCTTCTGGGGTACTATTTTCCCATTGATTTCTGAAGCGGTAAGAGGGGTTAGAGTTACGGTAAGTGTACCTTTTTTCAACCAGGTAAACGGGCCAATCCTATTAGCTACGATATTTGTGATGGGTGTTTGTCCCTTGATTGCTTGGCAAAGGGCGTCTTTGAAGAATATAGCAAATAGCTTCTTGTGGCCCTTGATTCTGTCAGTGCTGATTGGCGTTGGGCTGTATTTGTATCTGCCCGGACATGAATTATATGGAGCGCTTGCCTTTTTGGTAGCCACATTTGTAATGTTGACTATCCTCCAGGAATTTTACCGGGGCGTGCGTGTGCGCCGGCGTATGACAGAGGAAGGGTTCTTGACAGCGTTTGGGAGATTAATGACACGAAACCGCAGACGTTATGGTGGTTATACTATTCACCTTGGCATTATTTTGATCTCTCTAGCAATTATTGGCAGCGGTGCATATAAGCAGGAAGTTACCAAACAGGTATCCGTAGGGGAGACTATTACTATTGACGATTATGCCATTACCTTTAACGGTCTCCGCCAGCGTCAGGAAGGCGAAAATGATGTAGTATACGCTGAAATGCCGGTCATGAAAGACGGCCAGGTAATAGGCACGATCACTCCAGAAAAAGTCTTTTATGCCACATGGGAGCAACCGTCTACAGAAGTTGCAATTAAGGGCACTTTAGTAGAAGACTTATATGTAATTCTGGCTACATGGGAAAACAGTGGTCAGACGGCGACATTTAAGGTTCATGTTAACCCATTGATGAGTTGGATGTGGA is part of the Metallumcola ferriviriculae genome and harbors:
- the copZ gene encoding copper chaperone CopZ, translated to MAEKTMDISVAGMSCGHCKMAVENALKTLDGVTSAEVDLAANKVAVNFDEAKTSFDQLKSAIEEAGYEVQ
- a CDS encoding cytochrome c maturation protein CcmE, coding for MNQTTKIFIGVLIIIAAVGYLMFTGFSSFSGYEVGISELLTGQKDYNDEYLLVPGKLIGDSVNFNGDKVELVFTLTDIKGEGYQLPVVYNDVKPDNFDDGADVILEGYYDKEDNLFKAEKVTTKCPSKYEGVEEGAETPPQGEN
- a CDS encoding heme lyase CcmF/NrfE family subunit produces the protein MADIGYLALVIAVAIGVYSLAAFIISIVTDNEKLKASAKGGVAAIGLLTTAASFILIYLLLVGDFSVKYVFEYTSTNLPLFYKLSAFWAGNAGSLLLWSWVLAIYTTIVTFSKKHEQDEKIPYVSAILLVINIFFLLVMTLNSSPFERIPSGVAVPMDGQGLNPMLQNPGMVFHPVTLYLGYVGFAVPYAFAMAALLTKKVDDSWIKVTRRWTIIAWMFLSLGNLYGAQWAYVELGWGGFWAWDPVENASFIPWLTGTAFLHSVMIQERKDMLKIWNMSLIIITFILTLFGTFLVRSGVLQSVHAFSNSGLGTWFLAFMCLAAVVSLYLLVDRINLLKQGNKFESYISKESSFLVNNLLLVGAAFATFWGTIFPLISEAVRGVRVTVSVPFFNQVNGPILLATIFVMGVCPLIAWQRASLKNIANSFLWPLILSVLIGVGLYLYLPGHELYGALAFLVATFVMLTILQEFYRGVRVRRRMTEEGFLTAFGRLMTRNRRRYGGYTIHLGIILISLAIIGSGAYKQEVTKQVSVGETITIDDYAITFNGLRQRQEGENDVVYAEMPVMKDGQVIGTITPEKVFYATWEQPSTEVAIKGTLVEDLYVILATWENSGQTATFKVHVNPLMSWMWIGGYILVLGTIFAVWPGKGSQLGPKYTQ